The genome window tacacacagtaacccataatgacgaagtgaaacaGGTtttgttcagaccctttgctatgagactagaaattgagctccagtgcatcctatttccattgatcatccttgagatgtctacacctgtagtaaattaaattgattgggcatgatttggaaaggaacacacctgcctatacaaggtcccacagttgacagtacacgtcagagcaaaaacaaagccatgaggtcgaaggaactgtctgtagagctccgagacaggattgtgtcgaggcacatatctggggaagcgtaccaaaaaatgtctgcagtattgaacgaatacagtggcctccagtttggaagtttggaaccatcaagactcttcctaaagctgtccgcccagccaaactgagcaatcgggggagaagggccttagggaggtgaccaagaaccagacgGTCAcacagtttctctgtggagattggagaaccttccagaaggacaaccatctctgcagcactccaccaattaggcctttatggtagagcagccagacggaagccactcctcaggaaaaggcacgacagcccgcttggagattgccaaaaggcacctaaaggactctcagaccatgagaaacaagattctctggtctgatgaagccaagattgaattctttggcctgaatgtcaagcgtcacgtctggaggaaacctggcaccatccctacggtgaagcatggtggtggcagcatcatgctgtggggatgtttttcagcggcagggactggaatcgagggaaagatgaatggcgcaaagtagagagagatccttgatgaaaacctgcttcagagtgctcaggacctcagacagcggcgatggttcaccttccaacaggacagatcttgagtggatctgcagagaagactgggagaaactccccaaatagaggtgtgccaagtttgatgcatcatacccaagaagactcaaggctataatcactgccaaaggtgcttcaacaaagtactgagcaaagagtctgaatacttatgtaaatgtcatattttattGTTTTTATAAATATGCAAAAATGTCCTAAAACCAGTTTTttttggtcattatggggtattgtgtgtagattgaggacaaaaaaactacttaatccattttagaataaggctgtaatgtaaaaatctgggaaaagtcaaggggtctgaatactttctgaatgcactgtataactgtacctacaaacacacactgaaatacaTATCTACATAATGCATAATATTAATATGAGATCCTGAGATCCCTCTGCAGCCTGTCACCAAAAGatacaccttgtgtattctacttttctaactctcaacagtaagactGAGTTCCTAAAGAAATACAGGTCTactggtaaaataaaataaaaataaaaaaaactgggaAGGGTTGCAATTTTGGGGAGACTCAAGTAAAAAAAACAGGTTTATGTGGTGTAATGTTTATATATCTTCTTCTGAGAGGATTCTAGCTTGACTAGAGTATTACCACATGTATGTCTTAGTCTGGTTTCACTCAAACTAATAGGTAAGACACAGCAGCTGTGGGAAGACACTGACCACTAATATGTACTTGCTGCACTTTCTACAAAGTATTTCAGTATGCATGCATACACATCTTTCAAACTGTGAAAAGGTTTGTGCATGCTTTCAAAAATGTCCCAACCATAAGTGTGGTTAGCAGCCCTTTACACAAATGGGTATGCTTAAATAGTTAACAAGATGGCAGTAGCACCATCCACAAGTTGAACTAACAGAAACCATTTAGTAATTGCTTTTTATAAATTGGAAATTACTATAACAGGTGATGAAGTTAGTTATCCTAACCATAATTGCCTTGGTCCAATCTCTGAGTGATATAGTGATACACTGAGGTGACAACACTGATGTGCGACTAGGAACTTTACCAAAGTATCTTGAAGCTCACCCAACACCCTCCTCTGTGGAAATATTAAACAGTGAGAAGAAGGTCTGTCAGTGGGTTAAGAACAAGGAAACCACAGTGTGAAGCTGTGTGTCTTCACAAACTCACACCAAGTTGGGTGTGAAAATTGTTTCACTTGCAAGACTCATGACCCTCCACCCCCAGAGTTGTGTTGGAGATACAGCAGCTGTGGGAAGAGACTAGGGGGAACTTGACAGAATGAAGCAATTTAATAATTTCTCAGCTTGACCATTTCTTCAGTCAGTCAGCAACTGTTGGGGGGTTGCATGGAAAAAAGCACCATGGCAAATAGAGTAAAAAAATTATGATTATGTTCACTTAATATTTGTGTTTCCCATTCAATACTTACAAAACatatacaaaatacaaatacagACTCAATTtacacgtacagtaccagtcaaaagtttggacacagctactcattcaagggtttttcttaatttttttagtattttctacattgtagaataatactgaagacatcaaaactatgaaatacatagaatcaagtagtaaccaaaacactGTTAAACAAATGTTATATTTGAAGTTCTTCCAGGTAGCtactctttgccttgataacagctttgcactcttggcattctctcaaccagcttcatgaggaatacttttccaacagtcttgaaagagttcccacacacacaccctgtaataATTATACCTACATAATGCATTCAAAATATTGGTGCCGATATCCCTCTGCAGCCTGTGTCACCAAAAGATGCCTCAAATATGAGGACCAAGGAGTGTAAATCATCTCAAGTGTACACATTGGAATCGAAGCGACACCAGTCTTTAAAGGTGTGAAAACTCAAGGAGTCTTCCTCACAGTAAGGGGGCAGTAGTGAGCAGGCACTTGGCATCCCTGGAGAGGAAGCAGCCCCCGGGCCTCCTCTGGCCCCAGATCTGCTGCAGTGCCTCACAGTCCAGTTTGTTGAGCATCTGTGAGCACAGCCACAGGTCCTGGACCTGGTCTGACAAGTCGTCCAAACTACAGCTGTCCCAGGGTCCGGATACCTGACAacctgaataaagagagagagagggaataaatTAGGACTAAGAAAGAGAAAGAATCAGACTGAGAACGAATAGActactataggcctactgtacctTGGAGGTCGAGATAGGTCAAAGGTCGCTGGGTGGAGAGGATGCTGTGGAGTCCCGCTGAGGTCACCGCTGGGTTCCATGACAGGTCCACAGACaccatggagggacagagaggcagacaccTGGACAACAGGACACACAGAACATACAGATCTCAGTACTGGACAGTCAGGTCACATGAACCAGAGGTAATGTACAGGGCAGATACTTGGAAAAGACCCAGGCAGCTCAACTAGCTAAATACAAAGTCAAAAGTGAAGAGGcgtctccgggatgctggccttctaggcagagttgcaaagaaaaagccatatctcatacTGGCCAattaaaagaaaagattaagatgggcaaaagaacacagacactggacagaggaactctgcctagaaggccaagatcccggagtcgcctcttcactgttgacattgagactggtgttttgcaggtactatttaatgaaactgccagttgaggacctgtgaggtgtctgtttctcaaactagacactctaatgtacttgttctattgctcagttgtgcaccggggcctcccactcttctttctattctggttagagccagtttgcgctgttctgtgaagggagtagtacacagtgttgtacgagatcttcagtttcttggcaatttcttgcatgaaatagccttaatttctcagaacaagaatagactgacgagtttcagaagaaagttatttgtttctgtccattttgagcctgtaatcaaacccacaaatgctgatgctccagatactcaactagtctaaagaaggccagttttattgcttctttaatcagacaacagctttcagctgtgctaacctaattgcaaaagggttttctaatgatcaattagccttttaaaattataaacttggattagctaacacaacaagccattggaacacaggagtgatggttgctgataatgggcctctgtacacctatgtatatattacttttttttttaagtcagcccatttccagctataatagtcatttacaacgtctacactgtatttctgatcaatttgatgttattttaatggaccaaaaatgtgcttttctttaaaaaacaaggacatttctaagtgaccgcaaacttttgaacagtactgTACGTTGAGAGAAACCACACACACCTGGCGAGGGTGGAAAAGCTGCTGTCTATCAGTTCATTTCCTGCAAGATTCAGGTTGGTCAGGGAGCTGTCATCCTGTGGAACACACAAAGGACCAATCAGAACCATGTTCTCCTTTTTCAGCAAGGGACCAATATCAAATCCCAGATCTCATGGTATGCCCTTAACCAGGCAGTTAGTACTATGTCTATCCCCCAATATGTCAGTGTTGAGTTCTCAGCTTGGCCTCCAGCTAAACATTACTAGTTGATATGAATCCTACTTACAGGGGGACCATCACtaatatcaggtatgaaggtaagacccagatgcagacaatgccaaattaacaatggtttaataatccaacaggggcaggcaatagacaggtcaaggcaggcaggggtcagtaaacctgAGGAGGGGCAAAGGTactggacagcaggcaggctcagggtcagggtaggcagaggtcaataatccagaggtggggcaaacatacaggatggcaggcagggtcaagtggagtggtcaggcaggagggctcagagtcaggacaggcaagggtcaaaaccaggagggcgagaaaaagagactgggaaaagcaggagatGAGACAAAAAAcgttggttgacttgacaaacaagacgaactggcaacagacaaacagagaacacaggtataaaataaacaggggataatggggaagatggagacaatcacaaagacaggtgaaacagatcagggtgtgacaactaCATTTGCTCCTCTATTAAATATCATCTTGCCATAGCTCCCCATTAAGTCAAATATACAATTAAGATACAACCATTGTATCCTAACTACCATATCAACACGTTTCTTAGCTTGAATACCAAAGGCAAAGTTGTGCAGCAGATAAGCAGATGACAAACTTCCTTTTCAAACTGTGAAATGTTTTCACAACTTGCAAGGCGCCTGCCTCAGACCTGTGGTTTAGGTTTACTGGTTAGCAGACCACAGAAAACAAGCGTTTTACAGACaaacaaaagtttcattaccagAAACCCAACCAATTGTTTCGACAAATTCTATTAAAAGCTCCTCATCAATTTACTGATCCATTTCTTAGATTTGCAGTCTTTATCGTGTACCTTCCTGGACAAATTTCCTCAACTAAGTAAATACTTACTGTAGATCCTGTGATTGTTTGTCTAAAGAAATGCATAAACTATGCTTAATTAATGTGAAAGTACACGATATAATAACTTTATTTgaatttgtgtgtgcgtgtgtgtttacctgGGAAAGGAAGACTGACATCAGATGTTCTAGAGCTGGGTGGTCAGTGGGTCCACAGCGGATGGCAGACAGATCGAGTTGTGTGAAAAAGTGGAGAGGCAGAGTCTTCAGGATGAGCTCAAAGCCCGTAGAGCACAGGGCGTTATGGGACAGATTCACCGACTTCAGGTGCCCTGCGCCTGTTGGACGATGACATGATTCTGATTCTTAGGTCACATTTCAAGAACCACCTCACAAACAGATAGCAATGTATCCATGTGGAGTTGAAAATTGGTGTCCCCCAAGGTTTCATTCTGGCTCCTGTGCTTTTCACCATTTATATAAATGATCTAATGCTAATCTAATGCTAATAATATTTGTATATCAGTTTAAAAAGGGTATTAATGAGCCTGTTTACCTGCCAGGGTACTGGCCAGTGCGATGCGGTGTTGCTGTTTATCTGCAAAGGCGCTGGCCAGTGTCGtatctttggcatcattaaactgaagattaaTCTTGGTCaaaaattctctgtaattattattacgtgattaaacgaCTTAATCATGTAATTGTGATCAACTAGGAAGTCGTGGCACCAAGGAAAAAactcagattacaaagttataatgtGATCAATGTGTTATTTAGACATTCCCGTGGCAGGAGATATAGCAGGGCGGTAGCAGCTGTGGTCATTAGGTATGTGTGTGTCCACATACTCACCCACTGCCAGGCTGTGACAGGCCTTCTTGTACTGTTCAGGAACAGGGGTGAGGTCCCACGAACACACATCAGCCAGGACCTACAGTGAACATCATCACCCCCATCATAATTACCATCACCAGTTTCACTTAAGGTAGAAGTTGCTCCtagggggcctcccgagtggctcagtggtctaaggcatcgcagtgctagctgtgccactagagattctgggtttgtgtaaaggctctgtcgcagccggctgcgaccgggagacccatggggcagtgcacaattggcccagcgtcgtccgggttaggggagggtttggccagcagggatgccCTTGTCCCATcgagcactagcgactcctgtgggcggaccgggcacagtgcacgctgacacggtcgccaggtgtacggtgtttcatAGCACCCTCTTTCTGCAGTGAGATGCGAGGCAGGAGGCCACAGGCCTGGTAGTAATGCTGGACTGCCTGCTCTCAcacaaacacccccccccccccccttattaTAGAAGCCAGAGTTGAATCTCAAGCAAGGCCAAAAGGCCCCCCCAAGTGGCTGACATTCCACTttaaacattcactgtctttcaCACATACATGCAGGAAGACACAAAAACACTAACCTATGTAGTACTGGGATCAGACACACATATTTTAGAAACCATAGAAACAGAGCTACTAGAACAGAAAccccccattcaagtcaataatCTGTGATGGGTGAACCAgtctagtaattctatttctatgttagaaaCAAGTAACTCCCCAGGCgttcacatacactacatatcCAATGATGCAAAATACAAAAGGGCTCATGAAACCAAAAGTGAAAATCCCgcccacctggcactccaggcCGACTAAAGCAAATGTTCAAGGTATTTGAaagatttgaaatagtatttgatcccagGTTGGCTCTCAGTTGATGTATCTGACCTGCTGAGTGCTGTGgtgggtctggggtggtgtgGAAGGTCGGGGGTCATCGGCGTCGGTTACTGTGGGGCTCTATGACCTGCTGCCCTCTCtgtag of Salmo salar chromosome ssa01, Ssal_v3.1, whole genome shotgun sequence contains these proteins:
- the LOC123741604 gene encoding tonsoku-like protein — protein: MSVFLSQDDSSLTNLNLAGNELIDSSFSTLARCLPLCPSMVSVDLSWNPAVTSAGLHSILSTQRPLTYLDLQGCQVSGPWDSCSLDDLSDQVQDLWLCSQMLNKLDCEALQQIWGQRRPGGCFLSRDAKCLLTTAPLL